A DNA window from Cobetia marina contains the following coding sequences:
- a CDS encoding pyridoxal phosphate-dependent aminotransferase: MTAILLADRLKRIQPSPSVQANDRVAALRAEGKDIINFTIGEPDFDTPAHIIDAAVTALRQGDTHYTPSEGTPALRQAIVEKLARDNALEYHFDEIVVGAGGKHILYHVMAATLNPGDEVIVPAPYWVSYPDIALLNEGVPRVVTCDASCGFKLTPQALIEAITDKTRWLVLNTPSNPTGAVYSESELLALAQVLRDYPHVGIISDEIYEHFVYAPARHLSLINVAPDLKSRTLIVNGASKGYAMTGWRIGFGAGPRDLIQAIVKLISQTTTCPSSISQAGAVAAFIGDQAPVRAMAERYTQRRQLMLEGLQSIAGVNCTAPDGAFYVYLDVSGLLGKTTPGGQRLMRDGDVVLYWLDAGVAAVSGEAYGLSPYVRLSFAIGDEAIQEGCRRLREACLALT; this comes from the coding sequence ATGACAGCGATCCTGTTGGCCGACCGCCTCAAGCGCATTCAACCTTCCCCCAGTGTCCAGGCCAATGATCGCGTGGCAGCGCTGCGTGCCGAGGGCAAGGACATCATCAACTTCACCATCGGTGAGCCTGACTTCGACACGCCGGCCCACATCATCGATGCCGCTGTCACCGCGCTGAGGCAGGGCGATACGCATTACACGCCGTCAGAGGGAACCCCTGCATTGCGTCAGGCGATTGTCGAGAAGCTCGCTCGGGACAATGCATTGGAGTATCACTTCGACGAGATTGTCGTGGGGGCCGGCGGCAAGCACATCCTCTATCACGTGATGGCAGCGACGCTGAATCCTGGCGATGAGGTCATCGTGCCAGCGCCGTATTGGGTGTCCTATCCCGATATCGCGTTGCTCAATGAGGGAGTGCCGCGTGTCGTCACTTGCGACGCCTCCTGTGGCTTCAAGTTGACACCTCAGGCGCTGATCGAGGCGATCACCGACAAGACACGCTGGTTGGTGCTCAATACGCCGTCCAACCCGACCGGTGCCGTGTACTCTGAATCGGAGCTGCTCGCGCTCGCTCAGGTGCTGCGTGATTATCCTCATGTCGGCATCATCTCCGACGAGATATACGAGCATTTCGTCTACGCCCCGGCGCGCCATCTCTCGCTGATCAATGTGGCGCCAGACCTCAAGTCGCGCACCTTGATCGTCAATGGCGCCTCCAAGGGGTATGCCATGACGGGCTGGCGGATCGGCTTCGGTGCCGGTCCTCGAGACTTGATCCAGGCCATCGTGAAACTGATCTCCCAGACCACGACTTGCCCCAGCTCGATCAGTCAGGCCGGCGCAGTTGCAGCCTTCATCGGTGATCAGGCCCCTGTGCGCGCCATGGCGGAACGCTACACGCAGCGTCGTCAGTTGATGCTCGAGGGCCTGCAATCGATAGCAGGCGTCAATTGCACTGCCCCCGATGGCGCCTTCTATGTCTATCTCGATGTCAGCGGGCTATTGGGGAAGACGACACCAGGGGGCCAGCGTCTCATGCGTGATGGTGACGTGGTGCTGTACTGGCTCGATGCCGGTGTTGCGGCAGTCAGTGGTGAAGCCTATGGCTTGTCACCCTACGTCCGGCTGTCCTTTGCCATCGGGGATGAGGCCATCCAGGAAGGCTGTCGGCGTCTACGCGAGGCCTGCCTGGCATTGACGTGA
- a CDS encoding META domain-containing protein, with protein sequence MKPTQGMTYAAVMSAALTLGGCAGAQSSDDNHAVDEPLENTYWKLVTLDEQPTPVVDGKREAHFVLHSQDSQTQSSRMAGSTGCNRLMGEYHHDEHELSFDRLAITRMACPGEAGALERTFLATLNDVSGWQIDGKTLTLLDEQGVSRARLEAVHLY encoded by the coding sequence ATGAAACCGACTCAAGGGATGACATACGCCGCCGTGATGAGTGCAGCACTCACTCTGGGCGGCTGCGCAGGCGCTCAATCCTCTGACGACAATCACGCGGTCGATGAGCCGCTGGAGAACACTTACTGGAAGCTGGTGACACTAGATGAGCAGCCCACCCCCGTGGTGGATGGCAAGCGTGAAGCCCATTTCGTCCTGCACTCCCAGGACTCTCAGACCCAATCCTCGCGAATGGCCGGCTCCACCGGCTGCAATCGCCTGATGGGGGAATACCACCACGACGAGCACGAACTCAGCTTCGATCGTCTGGCCATCACGCGCATGGCATGCCCCGGTGAGGCTGGAGCACTCGAACGCACTTTCCTCGCGACACTCAATGATGTGTCGGGCTGGCAGATAGACGGCAAGACATTGACGCTGCTGGATGAACAAGGGGTATCGCGTGCCCGCCTGGAAGCCGTTCACCTTTACTGA
- a CDS encoding DUF427 domain-containing protein, with protein MADHSEPRITLHPLSRRVRVLVDDSVIADTGNALELREKGYPPRRYLPRGDVAMAKLSVSHTVTHCPFKGDSTYYSLPDLSDIAWSYDHPIEEMQAIAGRLAFDGDKVTLQVE; from the coding sequence ATGGCTGATCACTCTGAACCGCGTATTACCTTGCACCCGCTTTCCAGGCGTGTGCGTGTTCTTGTCGACGATAGCGTGATCGCCGACACCGGCAACGCACTGGAATTGCGCGAGAAGGGCTATCCGCCGCGGCGCTACCTGCCGCGCGGCGATGTGGCGATGGCGAAGCTCTCGGTCTCTCACACCGTCACCCATTGCCCCTTCAAGGGCGACAGTACCTATTACTCGCTGCCGGATCTTTCCGACATCGCCTGGAGCTACGATCACCCCATCGAGGAGATGCAGGCGATCGCCGGGCGGCTGGCGTTTGATGGCGACAAGGTCACGTTGCAGGTGGAGTGA
- a CDS encoding dicarboxylate/amino acid:cation symporter yields MTLTLRGSRGLPVRIFIGFMLGISCGLLFQDFSMAIKPLGDAFINAIKMLIVPIIFFSVAGGIANMGDVQQLKRVGGKTLLVYVGMTLIAGIIGLVVASIIQPGKGLDVQMSAPVEAVSSGLDIGQFLLQMIPSNPVAAMASGNVIQLIVFTILVGVAMVMLGERVARLRALFDEGAAVSFRILDMVMATSPIGIFALMAYAVANYGIDIFGQIGKFILADYAALLVIWAVVSILLVLFTRISYPRLIRKMVPIWLMTLSTTSSNATLPVTMKVTHRDLGVPEWLCSFMLPLGATINLMGAAAYLSVLVVFAADFYDLSLSFSQMVNVIFIGTILSMAAPGIPGGGIVMGTLILQLMNLPFELVGLIAGIYRIVDMGHTTLNVSGDVVGALLVAKSENLLSTAKVASPTTTPATPPTSSTPAVSVD; encoded by the coding sequence ATGACACTTACCTTGCGAGGTTCACGGGGGTTACCCGTGCGTATTTTCATCGGCTTCATGCTGGGTATCAGCTGCGGCTTGCTGTTTCAGGATTTCTCAATGGCGATCAAGCCACTGGGCGACGCGTTCATCAATGCCATCAAGATGCTCATCGTACCGATCATCTTCTTCTCCGTGGCGGGTGGTATCGCCAACATGGGGGACGTGCAGCAGCTGAAGCGTGTGGGCGGCAAGACATTGCTGGTGTATGTCGGCATGACCCTCATCGCGGGCATCATCGGACTGGTCGTCGCCTCCATCATCCAGCCGGGCAAAGGGCTTGATGTCCAGATGAGTGCCCCGGTAGAGGCGGTCTCGAGCGGCCTGGACATCGGTCAATTCCTGTTGCAGATGATTCCCAGCAACCCCGTGGCAGCGATGGCCAGTGGCAACGTGATCCAATTGATCGTCTTCACCATTCTGGTCGGGGTGGCCATGGTCATGCTGGGAGAGCGTGTCGCCCGACTGCGTGCCTTGTTCGATGAGGGGGCTGCGGTGTCATTTCGTATTCTGGACATGGTCATGGCGACGTCGCCTATCGGTATCTTTGCCCTGATGGCGTATGCCGTCGCCAACTACGGCATTGATATCTTTGGACAGATCGGCAAGTTCATCCTCGCGGACTATGCCGCTCTGCTGGTGATATGGGCAGTGGTCTCCATTTTGCTGGTACTGTTCACGCGAATTTCCTATCCGCGCTTGATACGCAAGATGGTGCCTATCTGGCTCATGACGCTGTCGACCACCAGCAGCAATGCCACATTGCCTGTGACGATGAAGGTCACCCATCGTGATCTCGGTGTGCCGGAATGGCTGTGCTCGTTCATGCTGCCGCTGGGCGCGACGATCAACCTGATGGGGGCCGCTGCGTATCTGTCCGTGCTGGTCGTGTTCGCAGCAGACTTCTATGACCTTTCGCTGAGTTTCTCGCAGATGGTCAACGTGATCTTCATCGGCACCATCCTGTCGATGGCAGCTCCGGGCATTCCCGGCGGCGGGATCGTCATGGGCACCCTGATCCTGCAATTGATGAATCTGCCGTTCGAGCTGGTCGGGCTGATCGCCGGCATTTATCGCATCGTGGATATGGGGCACACCACACTCAATGTTTCCGGTGATGTGGTGGGTGCATTGCTGGTGGCCAAGAGTGAAAACCTGCTCTCGACGGCAAAGGTCGCTTCTCCCACCACGACGCCTGCCACACCGCCCACATCATCCACACCGGCAGTGAGTGTGGATTGA
- a CDS encoding RraA family protein has protein sequence MIASSVDSGIPALADPAHIEALRNIVTPHLSDNLDRLSGIRGLTPYHDGTKLVGTAFTVKCRAGDNLYIYQALTMLRPGHVLVIDGSGHLDNALVGELIKCYAQQRGCVGLVVDGAIRDIKAFAEDSFPCYGRGSIHRGPYKNGPGALNVPVCVGGQVVSPGDIVVGDEDGLVTFAQSEAPALIEAAKASFRKEAGIMEEISSGQHYQHWLDAVLISKGLEYGEAHA, from the coding sequence ATGATTGCGTCTTCGGTAGATTCCGGCATTCCCGCCCTGGCAGATCCCGCTCATATCGAGGCCCTGCGCAACATCGTGACGCCGCACCTGAGCGATAACCTGGATCGCCTGAGTGGTATTCGCGGCCTGACGCCTTATCACGACGGCACCAAATTGGTCGGCACCGCATTCACCGTCAAATGCCGCGCTGGTGACAACCTGTATATCTACCAGGCACTGACGATGTTGCGTCCGGGACATGTGCTGGTGATCGACGGCAGTGGCCATCTGGACAACGCGCTGGTGGGTGAGCTCATCAAGTGTTACGCCCAGCAGCGCGGTTGCGTGGGATTGGTGGTGGACGGCGCTATTCGCGACATCAAGGCATTCGCGGAAGATAGCTTCCCTTGTTATGGCCGCGGCAGCATTCATCGTGGCCCTTACAAGAATGGGCCGGGTGCGCTCAATGTTCCCGTCTGTGTCGGCGGGCAGGTCGTGAGTCCGGGCGACATCGTGGTAGGAGATGAAGATGGACTGGTCACCTTCGCTCAGTCCGAGGCGCCCGCGTTGATCGAGGCTGCCAAGGCCAGTTTCCGGAAAGAGGCCGGCATCATGGAGGAAATCTCGAGCGGCCAGCATTACCAGCACTGGCTGGATGCGGTACTCATCTCCAAAGGCCTTGAATACGGGGAGGCACACGCATGA
- a CDS encoding LysR family transcriptional regulator, translated as MITFKQLDAIYWVSELGGFEAAANKLHTTQSAISKRIQELEETFGVPLFDRSRRSARLTDKGLEVLALGKDLLERRDHLVERISDESVIQSQFRIGVTELTGITWLPQLIARIRERFPRLKIEPSIELSSELYSKLEHDQLDMIIVPDVFSDARFISQPLKSVENVWMAAHGTVPEGRTLTLQELTELTVLSQGSHSGTGLICERWLLQHGARMRNTLVSNYLLAQVGLTLSGAGISYLPRHCMQFLVDRKMLQILPTTESLPLVQYSAFYRADRQAGLTATIAELAESTCNFNQLYFDRLPTTE; from the coding sequence ATGATCACCTTCAAACAACTCGATGCAATTTACTGGGTGAGCGAACTCGGGGGCTTTGAAGCGGCCGCCAACAAGCTCCATACGACGCAGTCTGCAATATCCAAGCGGATTCAGGAGCTGGAAGAAACCTTTGGTGTGCCGCTATTTGATCGCAGCCGACGCTCGGCCCGCCTGACGGACAAGGGACTCGAGGTGCTGGCACTGGGCAAGGACCTGCTGGAGCGCCGCGATCATCTCGTCGAGCGCATCAGTGACGAGTCCGTCATCCAGAGTCAGTTTCGGATCGGCGTGACCGAATTGACCGGCATCACCTGGTTGCCACAGTTGATCGCGCGGATTCGAGAGCGCTTTCCCCGCCTCAAGATCGAGCCCTCGATCGAGCTCAGCAGTGAGCTTTACAGCAAGCTGGAGCACGACCAACTGGACATGATCATCGTGCCCGATGTGTTTTCAGACGCGCGCTTCATCTCTCAGCCACTGAAAAGCGTGGAAAACGTCTGGATGGCAGCGCATGGCACTGTGCCGGAGGGCCGTACGCTGACCCTTCAGGAGCTGACCGAACTCACGGTGCTGTCTCAAGGAAGTCACTCGGGCACGGGGTTGATCTGCGAGCGGTGGCTGTTGCAACACGGGGCGCGAATGCGAAATACGCTGGTCAGCAATTACCTGCTGGCGCAGGTCGGCCTGACCCTGTCGGGAGCGGGTATCAGTTACCTCCCCCGTCACTGCATGCAATTTCTGGTCGACCGCAAGATGCTGCAGATCTTGCCCACCACCGAAAGCCTCCCGCTGGTGCAATACAGTGCATTCTATCGCGCCGACCGTCAGGCCGGATTGACGGCGACCATCGCGGAACTGGCTGAAAGTACCTGCAATTTCAATCAACTGTATTTTGATCGCCTGCCGACGACAGAATGA
- a CDS encoding SDR family NAD(P)-dependent oxidoreductase, whose translation MQLNDRIALVTGGGRGIGQGIALALAKAGADVVVADLDLAIARDTAAKVEALGRRCLALQVDVSDVASVRRLIEEAEAGLGPLDIAVNNAGIIGIHSIDALTVEEWDRVMNVNARGTFLCTQAEVAVMRSRRVGRIINVASMAGKVGFPDLSHYCASKFAVIGFTNAVAKEVAAEGITVNALCPGVVGTGMWRGESGLSARWSEEGESEPAAWERLQKSLLPQGVAQTPEDMGQLVVYLAQAEHVTGQAIAVDGGFTL comes from the coding sequence ATGCAACTGAACGACAGGATTGCACTGGTGACAGGGGGTGGGCGCGGTATTGGTCAGGGGATTGCGCTGGCATTGGCCAAGGCGGGCGCGGATGTCGTGGTGGCGGATCTGGATCTCGCCATCGCCCGCGATACGGCGGCAAAAGTGGAGGCACTGGGTAGACGGTGTCTGGCGCTACAAGTCGATGTCTCGGATGTGGCATCCGTGCGGCGCTTGATCGAGGAGGCCGAAGCCGGACTTGGCCCACTTGATATCGCCGTCAACAATGCTGGCATCATCGGCATCCATTCCATCGATGCGCTGACAGTGGAGGAGTGGGACCGCGTCATGAACGTCAACGCCCGCGGTACCTTCCTGTGCACTCAGGCCGAGGTCGCCGTGATGCGCTCACGCCGCGTCGGGCGGATCATCAACGTGGCCTCGATGGCCGGCAAGGTCGGCTTTCCTGATCTGTCGCACTACTGTGCCTCGAAGTTCGCGGTCATCGGCTTTACCAACGCCGTCGCCAAGGAAGTGGCAGCGGAAGGCATCACCGTCAATGCGCTCTGCCCTGGCGTGGTGGGCACCGGCATGTGGCGGGGCGAGAGCGGACTCTCCGCGCGCTGGAGCGAAGAAGGCGAAAGCGAGCCCGCTGCATGGGAGCGCCTGCAGAAGAGCCTGTTACCCCAGGGAGTCGCCCAGACACCGGAGGACATGGGGCAGCTGGTGGTCTACCTCGCCCAGGCCGAACACGTGACAGGGCAGGCCATCGCCGTCGATGGTGGCTTCACGCTGTGA
- the egtB gene encoding ergothioneine biosynthesis protein EgtB, with product MSYAPQPLSDTHDLEQTKAWLRTYQRVRAATEAICAPLHKEDYMVQSMADVSPPKWHIAHVSWFFEAFILKPFQPGYQTLDPAYDHLFNSYYETHGVPFPRAERGAISRPTVDDVYCYRAHVDKAMQALLENPPEEHLPEILRRLELGLPHEQQHQELLLMDIKHILAQNPLCPAYRDDLAPGLAPTPEQEVPPLGWLDYPAGIREIGHDASRGGFAYDNEMGRHRQFVEAFQMADRPVTNGEFLAFMQAGGYANPEHWLADGWATVKAEGWRAPLYWVERDGVWHHYTLGGLVPVDLSAPVCHVSFFEADAYAQWAGARLPTEAEWETVAQDVPLTGNFVDQDHLQPVAAAKADGMPGQMFGDVWEWTGSAYRPYPGFRKLPGSLGEYNGKFMSGQMVLRGGCCATPADHIRATYRNFFPPEARWAFSGFRLAREG from the coding sequence ATGTCATATGCACCGCAACCCTTGAGCGACACTCACGACCTCGAGCAGACGAAGGCGTGGCTACGTACCTACCAGCGAGTGCGAGCTGCTACCGAGGCGATCTGTGCGCCGCTGCACAAGGAAGACTACATGGTGCAGAGCATGGCGGATGTCAGCCCGCCCAAGTGGCACATCGCCCATGTCAGCTGGTTCTTCGAGGCCTTCATCCTGAAGCCGTTTCAGCCCGGCTATCAGACGCTCGATCCCGCCTACGATCACCTCTTCAACTCCTACTACGAGACCCATGGCGTGCCGTTCCCGCGCGCCGAGCGTGGCGCAATCTCGCGCCCGACCGTCGACGATGTCTATTGCTATCGCGCACACGTCGATAAGGCCATGCAGGCCTTGCTGGAGAATCCGCCTGAGGAACATCTGCCGGAGATTCTGCGCCGTCTGGAGCTGGGTCTGCCGCATGAGCAGCAGCATCAGGAGCTGCTGTTGATGGATATCAAGCACATCCTGGCGCAGAACCCGCTGTGCCCGGCCTATCGGGATGATTTGGCGCCAGGCTTGGCACCGACACCTGAGCAGGAGGTGCCGCCGCTGGGCTGGCTGGATTATCCTGCCGGGATTCGCGAGATCGGCCATGATGCCTCTAGAGGCGGCTTCGCCTACGACAACGAGATGGGCCGTCACCGTCAGTTCGTTGAAGCGTTCCAGATGGCGGATCGACCGGTGACCAACGGCGAGTTTCTTGCGTTCATGCAGGCAGGCGGCTATGCCAACCCCGAGCACTGGCTGGCGGATGGCTGGGCGACGGTCAAGGCGGAAGGTTGGCGGGCGCCGCTTTATTGGGTCGAACGCGATGGCGTCTGGCATCACTACACCCTGGGCGGCCTGGTGCCGGTGGATCTGAGCGCGCCGGTCTGCCATGTCAGCTTCTTCGAGGCCGATGCCTATGCGCAGTGGGCGGGGGCTCGCCTACCGACCGAAGCCGAGTGGGAGACCGTGGCTCAGGATGTCCCCCTGACGGGTAACTTCGTCGATCAGGATCATCTGCAACCAGTCGCCGCCGCGAAAGCCGACGGCATGCCGGGTCAGATGTTCGGCGATGTCTGGGAGTGGACGGGCAGCGCCTATCGTCCGTATCCGGGCTTTCGCAAGCTGCCGGGCAGCCTGGGGGAGTACAACGGCAAGTTCATGTCCGGTCAGATGGTGTTGCGCGGAGGCTGTTGTGCCACGCCGGCAGACCACATCCGCGCGACCTATCGCAACTTCTTTCCGCCCGAGGCGCGCTGGGCATTCTCCGGCTTCCGTCTCGCCAGGGAGGGATGA
- a CDS encoding DUF4823 domain-containing protein, with translation MRRMIRALSLLSAMFLLAACADSHQLMKSNGTSGFSMAPDEPLYVSVPRDGVYGSQRYNGSGMTTAQILQGAFLKYADNVSYGNSTQSRSEAWDAAMQAGAIYLVFPTIVHWEDRATEWSGKPDQIEVKVQVIDVATNTVEASAIAKGQSGLATLGGDRPQDLLSKPVNEFVSSLYGRQ, from the coding sequence ATGCGAAGAATGATAAGAGCGCTGTCATTATTGTCGGCAATGTTTTTGTTGGCGGCATGTGCGGATAGTCACCAACTCATGAAGTCGAACGGCACATCCGGCTTTTCGATGGCCCCCGACGAGCCCCTGTACGTCTCGGTGCCACGTGATGGCGTCTATGGTTCGCAGCGGTATAACGGGTCTGGGATGACCACGGCTCAGATACTTCAGGGCGCCTTTCTCAAGTACGCAGATAACGTGAGTTATGGCAATTCCACTCAATCAAGAAGTGAGGCGTGGGACGCTGCCATGCAGGCAGGCGCTATATATCTGGTATTCCCTACTATTGTGCACTGGGAGGACAGGGCGACAGAATGGTCCGGCAAGCCTGATCAAATCGAGGTCAAGGTCCAGGTGATAGACGTCGCGACCAATACCGTCGAAGCCTCCGCGATAGCGAAGGGCCAGAGTGGGTTGGCGACCCTGGGTGGGGACCGGCCCCAGGATCTGCTGTCGAAGCCCGTCAATGAATTCGTGTCTTCGCTCTACGGCAGGCAGTGA
- a CDS encoding ion transporter produces MPATRTTSSARERIHLWWDLFIIVLVIANLALLLFDSLFLIPPLNTAFAAVTPGLHAAYEQNIHANFLSIDLAFVAVFLLDVLAGWAVAIAERRYHRWFFYPFMHWYDVLGCIPLSGFRLLRVLRVISLLFRLQRLGMIDVRRWYLYGVAAKYLDILLEELTDRISLRMLDNVQQQLRDSDDLSSSVIERVVEPRKQALIQEISLRLETMAGDIYTHNRDDTLRYVRGLVSRTLAESPELQRVSRLPMGTQLTKGLESSLSDLACHLVDEALVGLRSKEFSALVGHLAESGFDAWARTDPRTEQITEQVLIDMLELLKERIAVKSWQKKYE; encoded by the coding sequence ATGCCAGCCACTCGCACGACCTCGTCCGCCAGGGAGCGGATACATCTGTGGTGGGATCTGTTCATCATCGTGCTCGTCATCGCCAATCTGGCATTGCTGCTGTTCGACAGCCTCTTCCTGATTCCACCGCTGAACACGGCCTTCGCGGCCGTGACACCCGGGTTGCATGCGGCCTATGAGCAGAACATCCATGCCAACTTCCTCTCCATCGACCTGGCGTTCGTCGCCGTCTTCCTGCTGGATGTGCTGGCGGGGTGGGCAGTGGCTATCGCGGAGCGGCGCTACCACCGCTGGTTCTTCTATCCCTTCATGCACTGGTATGACGTGCTGGGGTGTATCCCGCTGAGCGGCTTCCGTCTGTTGCGTGTGTTGCGTGTGATCTCGCTGCTGTTCCGTCTGCAACGCCTCGGCATGATCGATGTTCGCCGCTGGTACCTCTACGGAGTGGCGGCCAAGTATCTCGACATCCTGCTGGAGGAGCTGACGGACCGTATCTCCCTGCGCATGCTCGATAACGTGCAGCAGCAGTTGCGCGACAGCGATGACCTCTCGTCCTCTGTGATCGAGCGTGTCGTGGAGCCTCGTAAGCAGGCCTTGATCCAGGAGATCAGCCTGCGACTCGAGACCATGGCAGGGGATATCTATACCCACAATCGCGACGATACCCTGCGCTATGTGCGGGGGCTGGTCAGTCGCACCCTTGCCGAGAGCCCGGAGCTCCAGCGTGTCTCGCGCCTGCCCATGGGCACCCAGCTGACGAAAGGGCTGGAAAGCTCGCTGTCGGATCTGGCCTGTCACCTTGTCGATGAGGCGCTGGTCGGCCTGCGCTCCAAGGAGTTCTCGGCGCTGGTGGGGCATCTGGCAGAGAGTGGTTTCGATGCCTGGGCGCGCACTGACCCGAGGACTGAGCAGATCACCGAGCAGGTGCTGATCGACATGCTGGAGTTGCTCAAGGAGCGCATCGCCGTGAAGAGCTGGCAGAAGAAATACGAGTGA
- a CDS encoding flavin-containing monooxygenase encodes MTARTPTQIAQQWLDDFESSLTQRDIARVLSLFGEECFWRDLIAFTWNIKTSEGKDEIQSMLAATLEHVAPSRWQLDGEASEAGGIVEAWFAFETADARGKGLLRLKEGRCWTLLTAMRELKEFPEPLGMQRPKGAEHGANKQRETWLESRQREEAELGYERQPYCVIIGGGQGGIGLAARLRQMDVPTIVIDKNPRAGDAWRNRYKSLCLHDPVWYDHMPYIPFPANWPVFAPKDKVADWLEMYTRIMELNYWNSTACESAQFDEASGEWVVEVVRDGKPVTLRPKQLVLATGMSGMPNVPHFPGAESFEGEQQHSSQHPGPDAYRGKKVVVVGANNSAHDICAALWEHDADVTMLQRSSTHVVKSNSLMEEALGPLYSEQAVQNGIDHHKADLIFASIPYRILPDFQRPIFEAIRKRDADYYRRLEAAGFLLDFGDDDSGLFLKYLRRGSGYYIDVGACDLVANGDIKLRSGVGIECINPRSVTLTDGSELPADLIVYATGYGSMNGWAARIISQEVADKVGKCWGMGSDTLKDPGPWEGELRNMWKPTQQQALWFHGGNLHQSRHYSQYLALQLKARLEGIPTPVYGLQEVHHLS; translated from the coding sequence ATGACCGCACGCACGCCAACTCAGATCGCTCAGCAATGGCTCGATGATTTCGAGTCCTCCCTGACTCAGCGCGATATCGCCCGGGTTCTCTCGTTGTTTGGCGAGGAATGCTTCTGGCGCGATTTGATCGCCTTCACTTGGAATATCAAGACCTCAGAGGGTAAGGACGAGATCCAGTCGATGCTCGCGGCGACCCTCGAGCATGTCGCTCCCTCTCGCTGGCAACTGGATGGTGAGGCCAGTGAGGCCGGCGGCATCGTCGAAGCCTGGTTCGCCTTCGAGACCGCCGATGCACGCGGCAAGGGCTTGTTGCGGCTGAAAGAGGGGCGCTGCTGGACGCTGTTGACCGCCATGCGCGAACTCAAGGAATTCCCTGAGCCGCTGGGCATGCAACGCCCCAAGGGCGCCGAGCATGGAGCCAACAAGCAGCGTGAGACCTGGCTTGAGTCGCGTCAGCGCGAAGAGGCTGAACTGGGCTACGAGCGCCAGCCGTATTGCGTGATCATCGGTGGTGGTCAGGGCGGCATCGGGCTGGCGGCAAGGCTTCGACAGATGGATGTGCCGACCATCGTGATCGACAAGAATCCGCGTGCGGGCGATGCCTGGCGCAATCGCTACAAGTCCCTATGTCTGCATGATCCGGTGTGGTACGACCACATGCCTTACATCCCATTCCCGGCAAACTGGCCGGTGTTCGCGCCCAAGGACAAGGTCGCGGACTGGCTGGAGATGTACACCAGGATCATGGAGCTCAATTACTGGAACTCCACGGCCTGCGAGAGTGCGCAATTCGATGAGGCGAGCGGCGAGTGGGTGGTCGAGGTGGTGCGCGACGGCAAGCCCGTGACTTTGCGGCCCAAACAGTTGGTGCTGGCCACGGGCATGTCGGGCATGCCCAACGTACCGCACTTCCCGGGGGCCGAGTCCTTCGAAGGCGAGCAGCAACACTCCAGTCAGCACCCGGGACCGGACGCCTACCGTGGCAAGAAAGTGGTCGTGGTGGGGGCCAACAATTCCGCTCACGATATCTGCGCCGCGCTGTGGGAGCACGATGCAGACGTGACCATGCTGCAGCGCTCCTCCACGCATGTGGTGAAGTCCAACTCTTTGATGGAAGAGGCGCTGGGGCCGCTCTATTCCGAGCAGGCGGTGCAAAACGGCATCGATCACCACAAGGCGGACCTGATCTTTGCCTCGATTCCCTACCGGATACTGCCCGATTTCCAGCGCCCGATCTTCGAGGCGATCCGCAAGCGCGACGCCGACTACTACCGTCGGCTGGAGGCGGCGGGCTTCCTGCTCGATTTCGGTGATGACGATTCGGGTCTGTTCCTGAAATACCTGCGGCGCGGCTCCGGCTACTACATCGATGTGGGCGCCTGTGATCTGGTCGCCAATGGCGATATCAAGCTGCGCAGTGGCGTCGGCATCGAGTGCATCAATCCGCGCTCGGTCACTCTGACCGACGGCTCGGAATTGCCCGCCGATCTGATCGTCTATGCCACCGGCTACGGCTCGATGAATGGCTGGGCGGCAAGAATCATCTCGCAGGAGGTCGCTGACAAGGTCGGTAAATGCTGGGGCATGGGCTCCGATACGCTCAAGGACCCCGGCCCCTGGGAGGGCGAGCTGCGCAATATGTGGAAGCCGACCCAGCAGCAGGCGTTATGGTTCCACGGCGGCAACCTGCACCAGTCCCGCCACTATTCCCAGTATCTGGCATTGCAGCTCAAGGCGCGGCTCGAGGGTATCCCGACGCCGGTCTACGGCCTTCAGGAAGTCCACCACCTGAGCTGA